The genomic window tttttttttgttgtggttgtttttgttttgttcttttttttttaattataatctTAGATCAATTCTTGGTTGAGTATTTTACCACTTACGTCCACCGAGACAGAAAATATTCATGTTTATCGACTGACAAAATCTCAATATGACGCAGAGTAGTTTTGTGTCTTGCGGCGACTGTGAAGAAATCATTTCAAACCTGACTGAAAATTCACTTCTATTCTTTCCCTTTAGAAATGCATTAAAAACATAATACCGAATGTTCTTTAAGTTTTGTCGTACAGATCGTTAGTGCCAAGCCCCCGCATTCTGTCAACAGTCGTGAAACACCAAATCTGTAGGATACTCGAGGAAATTCCTAGGATAAttacatgttgtacatgtagttcacACAAAACCCAACTCGGATCCTTACCAAGTAATTTCAGTTTTTGATAGCTTGTCAATAGTATTAAAGATAGCATAGCGCAAACGTGAGTGCATACTGCCTGCAGTCGTGTACTTGATATTCACAAATAAACATACGTACTTTTAAACAATTTGTCAGTGAATTCGAGAATGTTCAGTTTCTCAAGTTCTTATTACTGCGAACTTTGCTGCGAGCTATATGTACTAAATCGGTATTTTCGCTTGGCGCACTTACCGCGCCAATACCCACATATTATGTGTGTAGACTGCATAACATCAGGACATTACCACCAAAAAACTAACCGAGAAATGTCGTTAGACTGACGGATAATTAGACTTATAGATCAATGTGACAGCCGTTAAAACGGTACAAGTAagaccagggcccagttgttcaaaaggtgattagcttaatcgCCTGATTAGTGCAAATTTCTTTTATCATCTGTTGCAAAACCTGCGAGTATACCATCTTTAAAGTATGCCAAGTGGAAGAGAgttaagaattacagaatttcataaagttttgtcaagcTAGTTCTActagatattattatatctGGACTTGAAAAATGTTgtcaaaatgtgattagcctaatcagCGTTTGAACAACTGGACGCAGGTAATGGCCATTGATGTAGTACTCTTTACTTACTCCATCAGTCTTTAGATGGCTGTAGAGTTATTTCTGAATAACACGACATATGTATCTGCCATCTCCATTACAAGCATCTAGAATGTTCGATCTTTTTCGTTTTGTCTTTCTTCCTGCTCCTTCTGTTTTCTTCTGATGTTCCATTGGACACTTCATATAACCGctaacaaaacatattgaatGATTTCGATCCTATTTGATATTCATAATGTtggtaatttatatatatgcgAATTCCGTCTTTATGTTACACAGGACTACCGTTGTGACAATGCTTCACATTGGTCGAGATCCAGACATTGTCCAATATTGATAACATTTTGTTTGAAGGTGTCTGTATGTGCGAGCACctgacgtcacttccggtttCGCATCCTCTATCACCTAGACATGTATTAGTTTGAGGAATCCCGTAATGACCACTATTAGAATTGGAACTGGGTATGTTACCGCAATCTACATAAAGGACACTAACACcgaaatatatcaatatgacGTCATTCAACAATCATACAGGAATTAGCTAGGTCGATGAGTTCGAAGGCTTTTGAATGGCACGGACGACTGGTTCAGTTTCTAATCGGAGTCAGTAATACGCTTTTACAAACGCTCACACAAATAGCTGCAAAAATGGCATTGGTTTTGCATTTTTAGACATCTTTAATACGGAAACTATGCATTTtgtctttttctttatttttcggTATGCGAGTGAATTATGGGGTCTGATTTCATATTTCTAAAGAAACTGGTTCAAATTCTTATTCAGGGGTTTTCCCATCCCATCGCTTAGCGCATTATCGATGTTGGCATGGCGCATTGCCACTCTTCGCTTGGCGCATTGTCGCTGTTCGCATGGCGCACTGCTGCATTGTCGCTCTTCGCATGGCGCATTGTCGCTCTTCACATGGCGCATTGTCGCTCTTCGCATGGCGCATTGTCACTCTTCGCATGGCGAGGGCGCCTATGCAACATAGCTGAAATCAACAaccataatatgtatatatacatttgtatatgtgtacgagggttgattgataagttgtgagcctcatattgaaggatttgaattttgccggacatgtTGCATTATTTTTCAACGTAAttcccttcagtatctatacacttttttCAACGGTGTTTAAGGGCATCAATGCCaattttatagaactccttttctttgCTGTTTAGAAAGTCATCCACggcatgtatgacgtcatcataggACTAAAGTGGGtacctgaaatagctgttttcagttttggaaaaagatgaaagtctgatgaagcgagatcaggtgaataaggcggatgctcaatcaatttaaagccacagtcgtgaatggcagccatggcaatgacagaatTGTGAACATGAGCATTATCCTGATGGAATAatacacctttagtgagctttccgtggcgcttaagtttaatattttcccgtaacttactcagaagtgaagcaaagtatgtgccattgattgtttgtcccttttggagataatctatcagcagaataccatctgcatcccagaaaaccgaggccataaccttcccagctgatggaacagtctttgctttctttggcgggggagagctagggtgcttccattgtttcgattgttgtttggcctctggggtaaaatgatggacccatgtttcatccacaGTGAAAAATCTCTGAAAAAAGTTTGCATGATCTTCCTTGAAATTGCTAAGATAAGCACACGATAATGTGCGCCtagtgtgcttctgatcaactgtcagaagtcttggtatcCATCGAGCCGAAAACTTTCCCATTGCAAGAttctcggtcagaatggaatgtactttttcctgtgaaatgccaactctactggctatacatctttctgtgactcgtctgtcagtcataataacatcatgaactttattgaccatttctgggattgcaacattgacaggccttccaggacgggggtctacccacgtgtggtataaacagattgttaatctgagagttgaataacacagggtattgtggtagaaaaaaaaatattgatcaacTATTTAGTATCTTTAGAATATGACTGTTGTCATATCGGCTGAACATGGACAATGGAATACGATGACAAGTTTCGTGTGAATATATTACTATACTGCAGCAGTGGTGCTAAGAAACGCAATTGGCAAAAGAACCCGGTGAAAAAATCAAATTGACATGAAATATTAGGATTACATTTGTGATATTAGCATTTACAATAACTGTTTAAACTGGAAAGTTATATTCTGAACTAGTTTCGCAGTGAACTAGGCATACTACAGGGATCTGTGCTAGAGAAACGCCTATTTCTGATTAAATAAGTATGTGAACCATACTACCGGGGAGTCATATCGCATACAAACAAGGTCACACAGAAATAGAATCAACACAAAACGTACGACTTGAAATACCAAAAATTTTATTACAAACTTAAAAATATGTAGCAATATAAACCGTACAAGATTCAACATACAAGGCCTTTTTTGAAAACTCATAACAGATTTTGCTTTTGTGGAACGTATTCATACTACATGGCAATTCAATCCGCTGGCTCAAAGGTGTGATACGGATTCTACTGTTTGCCATACTGGCATAAATAACATGTACCGATAAGCAGTTCGCATGTTTTACATGGAGCGAGGAACGTATCGGTGCCGGGAAAGATTCGGCCATACACTTCCTAGAATAAAAATGACGATTTCGTCTTGATATACGAGTGTAAATGTTTACTAGCTATGATTAACCGAAAGAGGAGTAATTGTGAGAAGTAGTTCATCATTATAATTGATGTTTAAGACACCATAACTGACGACGGCAATTAAAACTCTCATCGATTAAAATGGTATGGCTAGCGGGAAAGTGACGCTAGTATATAATAGCTTGCGATAATCATGGATTTTTACTACTCTACGCGACAGTAAATAATTGTTCGcgataaaaacaaattaaccaTTATGCGCGATAGTAAATTTTGAATAAGAGGAAAGATTTGTTTTACGATAAGGAAGTATATGACTGACATTTCCGAACGTGAAGAACATTCCGGTGAATTTAGTGATTGTACGCATGCGCCGCACGGTCATATCCTGTTTAAGCCAGCTTACACATAATTTATACTATATTATTATAACGAATTTAACTTTAGTTAATATTTCGCTTTTAGATGCCCTTGgtaacataaataaatatttttctctAAGTATCACATACATTTAAGTTTGGATATGTGTACAAGTAAAATGACACCTGCAGCAGATGTATTGTCTACCTGTATAGATACGatgactgtacaggtaacatattaCCTGTGTAGTAGGTACACTAGCTACCTGTAGAGTTAAAAACACCTCTTCAGACTGATTAACATTAAATCATGCTCTATAACGAGAATAATGCAATTTTGAGACAGAATCCGTTTAGGTACAAAGTTGGTATAACTCAATAGTCAGTCGAGGATTCGGAGTGGATCATGTGAACATTTATCATTCCATGGAAAAATACATGTAGTCGGGACTAAGTTACTGATAATAGGGAATAAATATGCATAAATGATGGATCATCTGTTAGAGCTAATATCGACATGATCGAGCGCCGTCGGGCATAATGACTGACACGTGCGTGAGCTGCGGAAACTGATGGAAACAGCCACTAAATACCAGTTACTAGGCAACTATTGTCAAAGTATTACTTCTTCCTGTTATAGCCTGACACACATGACCAGTTTATACCCGataagtatattatatacattgtcaacaaaattatcaacatgtttacttctatatatattctatatataacGTCGCTTCCTATCAATACCTCGTGAATACATAAGGTGATCTTACAACCATTTTCATTGGTTGTGgtgaatttattttcattggcTGTTATAATTAACCAATGACCGCTGTGAATTTGATTTCATTGAGTGTTAAAATTGACCAATGATCGCGGTGAATTGTATTTCACTGGCTAGTTTAATTAACCGATAGTTGAGGTAAAGAaaactgttaaaatatacaaaatattataaatCTCTCTTCTGTTCGTGGAATGTTTGAATTCTTCATAATCGTGACAACGAGGCTTTCACCATTAATTAACTTGTTGGACACGTTAGCGCTTCGTACCAACAAATAGAAAACTCTCTTCGTGATAACACGAAATATACAATATGGTCGACAGACTTCGCCATTCCTATAGCATGAGACCTTCCCAATAACACGACATTGACCTTTCCTGTATTGTGAAATCTCGCAGCAACATGGGATAATATAGACGTTCACACACAGTGATATTTCGTAATAGCAAATTAAAAAATAGTGGCTTCTATCTAGCAAATACTGATTAATTCTGACGTATCAACGGGATTAAACCGAGGTAATTAATATCTGTTGTTATTTTGCTACCTTTCGCTACCCTCCGTTCAAAATTTAAGCGAGAAGTCTAGAAAACGGATATGATACTAAATTTTATAATCATGTTTAAAATCTGAAAActctaaaattaaaattaaggACTTTTTCCTttcctccttttttttttttttttttttgaatccGTTATATCCAGATTGTCAAGGATTCGAAGCTGCTAATCCTGTCATGTTAAGAATTTGTCAAACAGTTGTTGTTTTTCATTGCCTCGGCAAATCTAATAAAATGTGTAAACAAAGatgaaaaaataatgttttagcAGATACATTGAAAGGTGAAAATAGATTATAGAATAATTTTGTTAACgggtaaatgtaatattttatcgagtgtgttttgtattatttcaaatatactAACTTCATAATGAATGGGAAAAAATAAGCTATGTGTGGCCCTTTCAGGCCTGAATACACCAACACAGTACGGTATACCAAGTACAGCACGACACTGATTATTGGTAGATCTAATGCTACAATATGTGTAGATTATAAGGTCATGAATGCCATTCCGTATTGTCTAATGATTACATTTTCCGGTCAACAAATGCTATTTATAAAATCACGGAAATGTAAATTCACACATAATAATTGTGAGCTTGAAACCAAAAATAAttctttaactttttttttcgcGCGttgtaattgaaatatattgacatttaaGCTTTGcttaaaattataataataataaaaccagTTGACTGAATACAGCTAGGTATACGTAGCTTCTGGAATTAGTGAAAAACGATTTTAATCATTCATATTAAGCAGAAAAGCTAAGAATAGGGCCGGTAATCATAAAACTTGTCTCTTACTCAAGTAGAGTGTTCACAaattttgtttctgataaaGTTGATGATCAGTTTGAAATCGAAAAAAAACCTCTAGTGTGGATCAATTATATATTCCTATTTtattgtggttttttttttggtttttttttcttttaatcaattttaaaaagtACTGCCTCACTTGAATTATAAATTGAGCTTGAGATCACATTCGTGAGAGTTTGAGCATGATAGCTGTTTTATGAATTCAGGCCCTTGTATACTTGAAACAGCCCTTAGCCAGTTTTACTCAAATTAACTGCAAGACACAAGGTATGTAAAACCGACCGCCTGAAAGGTAGCGTGATAGCATTCTTATATCAGATTTTATGGTAGatacaaaattatcaaactgAGACAATGCTCCTTAGAAATTCAACATTgatagtgtatacagtacaaatCAGCATTCGTATTGAAGATCATCGAtcaaattacatatatacatacttacATAATCTACAATTCCGCACGTAAAGTTGGAATGATTTCCGAACGCtataaaatatgattacaaAATGACTGGTACAGTGGATATGAAATTGATTCATGCGTGACATGATTGTttctaatgaatattcatgattACAAAACTATCTACTATTGCTTTGTACAAAAAGCCCCGTTGAAAGTAAATTCAACGCACATATCACATGAACATCTAAGTCATTGAAGTGTTTGCGGTAACCCTCTCCTCAAAAAGCGTTTACCTAACCCTGATAAAAACTGTTCACCCATAATGCACGAGAAGCTCTGTATGAATGTTAAATAAGCTATGATATTTCTCGTTCCCGTCCGTATTGCACATGTACctatcatgaaaaaaatgatataagaTCGtgaatattaaattaaaaatgtgttgatagatgaaataaaacttaaaataataaCTATACGTATTTATAGTTAAAAATATACTTTACAAAAACATGTACGATTTTATGCTCGCATCAAACAACGtagaaaagatatatatttcatatatgtaatatatatatatattatagatgtaTACGATATATTAATTGATGTATCAATCAGAAAACCACCTGCATACccagttatataaatatatacacgtgatTGTAGGAAGAGtaagaatatatatgtatatatatctttctatACAACTATAGACCGACATCCACATATTGATGGATATTTTatggaaatattaaaatattgcGACAAGTCGACTAGATAAATATTATGTACATAGAAATGCGAGACAATGTAAATCTCACTCGGATGATAATGAGATACAGTAACGGACGAAATGGTGCTCCCTTTCTAGCTCACTACAGGGATAGCTTGCCGAACGCCGACCAGACTACAATTCCTCCCCGTCCTCTGGCACTACAACTCAACGACCGCCCTCATACACTACAAGTTGTCGACCGCCCTCTGAAACTTTAGTAGCCGACCGTCCTATAGACACTACAACTAATCGAGCGCTCTCCGATACTTCAACTCGTCGACCGACCTCTCACGTTTCAGTCCGCACACCGCCCTCTGACGACGCACTCCGACACTTCGGCCCTCTGACCGTCGACCGCCCCCCTGCACTACAATTCTCCTACCGACCCCTTGACATTAGAACTCGCGCATCGATCTATGACACTACATCTCGCCGACCATAGGGATCGAAAACCAGCTCGGTATTTCTCCTGGGCTCACGTTaagaaaacaaaccaaaattatACGTGTGcttgtcattttgaaaattgaattgaatagtGGAAAATGCTTTCATTTTAGAAATGTgctttgaaatttaaaaaaaaatgcgtTTACCTCTTACCAAATAACATAATACcttatcttataaacttttctattatatacaattgtaaatattttagaCAATTCATCGCGATTTTCAACCTCTATGgatatacagtatcaataatacCAGATGGAGCCTCGCTACAGAATCTGGCGCCATCTGGTGAACATTTTACAGAAGTATGTGAATACCTTTAGGTGATCGATTTTGACATAAtgtaacaaacatgtattataaagcCTCCTTAATCTAATAATGGACGTATATCACGTGACTGTAAAACGAACGTGTAATTCCGGCTCCCTCTAACCGTCAGTCTTGTGTGGAAACATACAAAAATAGTAGCAAGTTTATATCCGGCAGTGTTCATCGTCAACAGTGTCATACAAACACtttaatcaatatatcaatGTTAGCGATTTCCTCCTCCTGATTGTTCACGTGGCAACACATTGGTCTTTGGAACACACTTTTCTAAGTAACTCCTAATCTGATCCGAATACAATGTGTTTGGTAACACATAACGTCATCACTATGTGCGTTTCAGAAaccatgacgtcataaaacACAGCCTTGTTGAAGCACACATCCCAAATAAGGCTCACGGATTTCGATTCTGCTTACAAAATATTGTGATGCAAATAAATTATCTTCTTTTGTAGAACAGCATTGATCCAAAGGGACTAATATGTTAATTTTCTCTCTCAGAATACGGTTCCTGTCGTCAATATTTTCTAATTTAGAATTAGAAACGAGCCAATATGCAGTTTTGTCTTCAATAAATCTTTGTTTAGAACAAGCTATAACACGTGGGTTGTCTTGTTCCAACTAACACAActatatcagtttaaaaaataataaatacactAATCGTATATGACGTATCCATAAAAATAAACTCTTGTTCTccttagttacagagaacaATAACTTGGCCTTTCGCTTCCGGTAGCCCAAATATTTTGGCATTCCTGGATCAAAGTCTATCACACAGTTTTTCTCGACGCCGGGTACTCAGTTGGCTAGTAACATGTGGGGATATTGGCTCGAGTACGATACCGTGTTGAGGTTCAATCCTTCGATGAAAGACTTGTGGCTCTCGGGTGATACCGCTGTAGAGCCAACTGGAGACGGAAGTGGTCCCGGAAGTAATTCCCCGAGACTTCCGAACGACGGGACATGATGTGTGACTGGTGAGGAATTGTGGTATAGATCTCCGGAAAGGGTTGACGGAGCCGCGTGGTGTTGGGGTGACCTCAGATTTCCATGCTGCATCTGCTGTTGTTGATGTTGctgttgttgatgttgatgttgttgttgatgCTGTTGTTGCTGTTGCTGCTGTTGCTGATGATGTAGTTGTTGaatttgttgatgttgttgttgctgtGTCATAAATACCCTCTGTTGTTGGTCAATGTAGAACTCCACCCGGGGATCCCTAGGAGAAAGGGACCGTGGCCGCTGGGGAGAGTTGTAACTAGCTGTCTGAAGTGCTGCAGCCGACCTCTGGCGGAAGTAGTTACCAAACTCTGTAGGGGAGAGACGTGTTGGTCGTTTGGCCTGAGTCTTAAGCTTTGTTGAGCCGAATTTTGTTTGGGCAAATGTGGAGGCTGTGAATTGTGTGGGAATCCTGTCCTGTTTGGGGACGTAAGCTGGCAGTGGACTTTTGGCGGACGTGGTCGCGGGCGCGGACGGGACTGTACCGCCATTAGCACCGCACACACCACCTCCCATGGACGATGTTGAATTGAAGAGGGCACACGAAGGCGACGTGGAGGCACTGTTTGGCCAGCCATTGGACGACGTGGGTGAGGAAGGAGACAGTCCTCCAGGTGATAGATTCATGCTCCCAAAAGATGACGACAAGTTGTCGATAGGTTTAAAGCACTGAGCGTCAGGATTGAAGCTCCTTCCTGCCGCCGCCTGCACTTCGCGATCCGCCTTCTCAGTGCTGTCCTCGTCGCGTCGCTCGCTATACAGGATTTTGACGGGTCCTTTTTCTCCGATCTTATATGAGACCTCGCAAGGGTCAATCCACAGGATCAGCTCAGCAGGAAGGTAAGACTGTACTTCGGTAAGGTCAAGGCCACATTCATAGATAGCTTTGATGATGACTGGATCTACCTTTTCTCCATTTACCCTAACACAACGATAGCCTGTCCCTTTGATTGGTTTGTCAGGGTACCAATGACCTTCAAATTTACCCTTTAGTCCTTTTTCCAGTTCCTCTGCCAGCAAGTCCACTCGTCGCCTCGGTAACTTGCTGTAGAGATACGATATCACGAAGTTGAGTGCTACAGAAATCTCGACGTGCATCTTGGCCGGTATGTCTGAATTTCCGTCCTCTAGACTGACCTTAAAGCTGGGTCGATCAATCAATAGCTTGGAATCCAGTATAAATCTTCTCTGTTTATAATGCCGTAGTTTCAAAGCAACCTGTAACGAAACAGAAGAATATTAGACTGCAACAAAGGTCACGCACGTCGCTAGGGTCTGATACTCATCTCTGCTGCTTCCCAGCAGGGGACCCCAAGTCACGTCAGACGCTTCCTAACTAACGCTTCTCGCACAAACATAACGTTTAATACAGATTTACATATTTTGAAACAACCTGATAATTCGTGTCAACAGATATACGCCAGTAAATTACGCTAAATTGTCATAGTTATATGCTGTCAAGGTGAAAGGTAATTCGCGCCTCATTGTTTGCGGAGAAAGCCAATAACGAACATTGATTTCGTTCCGTACGTTAATGCTGTAAAATCGGTTTCGTTAGATGTATTCAATGCCGTGGAGAGAAAGGAGCATGCAACATTTATACACCTTCCGTAAAATGTAAGCCTTCGCATCTACGTATTATTGTCAACGTGAGATATGTCTGTGGTGCACGCTTCGATACACGTGCTTTAAATGCACATGCTTGAGATCAATAGATTCGCTTAAAAGTAAGATATCTTTGATTGACATTCAcatgaagatttttttaaagagTCGTACTTAGCCCAAGACAAGTGATTCACCATTTTCTAGAAATATCATTGAAGAGAAGCAAAACAAGGTCGAATATGGTTAATGCTCAGAAGATTTTAAACGGCCTTTGTCATAAAAAACGATTTTAAAAGCGTTAAGGAAGGGAGCTAAAATGATAAAATCgtcagtaaatatatattcagtTAAAACAAAGACGAATCACGGCTACACAACGTAACATTCCTACCCAGATATTGTGTCAAGGAGGTTTTAATTGACTCTTGAATCTGAACGAGAATTTTTTAGTGGTGAGAGGAAGAGTACATCGGGATTCTCCAATACAGTGTGATAAATAGCATAATGTGCTATTGTACTTGTACgtatattattaaatataacatgccacattgtgttatatatagtaagtcAACTTGATACTTAGTGAGAGAGCAAGGCAGGCAAGGCAAACCTGCTGTCCCCGTCGCATCATTCGtatgaggcgactaaatttaggatcttatcttttctcttctttcttaatatttttctttaaaaatctCTTCTTGGCACTAGATCTACCTCTATAGTACTAAATACTAAATTAAATGACACTTGTCGTTGACCATGTTGAcagacaaacaaataaacaagaaaCAAGTGATCCACCATTGCAATGTAAATATACCATACATTTCTTAATTATCTGGCAACTATTTCTCAGTTACAAGAACACAAGCCGaagttaaaattgaattttcaaTCAACTGTCATATGTAGAGTCGACTTGTTTATACAAATGGTGCTTCTCAATGCAGATATTCCATTTTCTCTGACAACATTTATCGCCGTGTTCCCGCATGCGCATCAATTGTACATGATGATGAAACGTCATTTTACGGTCCCTTTCTATCCtactttattatataaaaaatctGCTTTGGAAAGATAAGCTGATTTGCAGTTGTAATTAAGGTATTTAATTGAATATTATGTTGCATCGTCGAGAAGAATAAGGCAATCAGTCTTGGAACCCTAAGGCGTTTTAGACATGCCGAACATGACAGCTAAGATCGACGATATGATAAAAAAAGCTAAAGTTCACATGCAATTAGtttagata from Pecten maximus chromosome 1, xPecMax1.1, whole genome shotgun sequence includes these protein-coding regions:
- the LOC117336581 gene encoding protein Tob1-like, with translation MHVEISVALNFVISYLYSKLPRRRVDLLAEELEKGLKGKFEGHWYPDKPIKGTGYRCVRVNGEKVDPVIIKAIYECGLDLTEVQSYLPAELILWIDPCEVSYKIGEKGPVKILYSERRDEDSTEKADREVQAAAGRSFNPDAQCFKPIDNLSSSFGSMNLSPGGLSPSSPTSSNGWPNSASTSPSCALFNSTSSMGGGVCGANGGTVPSAPATTSAKSPLPAYVPKQDRIPTQFTASTFAQTKFGSTKLKTQAKRPTRLSPTEFGNYFRQRSAAALQTASYNSPQRPRSLSPRDPRVEFYIDQQQRVFMTQQQQHQQIQQLHHQQQQQQQQQHQQQHQHQQQQHQQQQMQHGNLRSPQHHAAPSTLSGDLYHNSSPVTHHVPSFGSLGELLPGPLPSPVGSTAVSPESHKSFIEGLNLNTVSYSSQYPHMLLAN